GATTTCCCGCGTCCGCGCCAACAGGGGCTGTAGCGCCTCCGGTTCCAGGTACTCCAACCGTTCCGCGATCATCAGGTGAGTATCCAACTCCATCAGTGATCCGTGTGCTATGGAAAGATGGTTGCAGTACGCCCCCGTCGCCGACCTGCCATGCCCCTCCGCGATGTTTGCCGGAATCGACACTGCTGCCCGCTGCATCTGTGAGACCAGCCCAAACTGCTCGACTTTCGGAAGTCCCTTCGCGACACGATAGACCTCGACCACCAGGTCCATCGATTTCTGCCACACCTGAAGATCTTGGTGCGTCTGGACCGTTGCCATCCGGATCCTCCTTAAACCCCTGACTCCCGACTCCTGACTCCTGATTCCTGCCCTCGGCCCAGGACGCGAAGTGCTTCTCCCACAGGCCGCCGGTGCGGACGGCCCGGTCGGGCCGGGCCAGGGGGCGCCACTCGCCCGGGGTTGCGAGGAACCGGGGTTTCCCGGCGCCCGGCCC
The DNA window shown above is from Thermodesulfobacteriota bacterium and carries:
- a CDS encoding four helix bundle protein — its product is MRPRSSLPSWGGCRAGRAGSSSGCSRWPYPGRAPGNPGSSQPRASGAPWPGPTGPSAPAACGRSTSRPGPRAGIRSQESGVRGLRRIRMATVQTHQDLQVWQKSMDLVVEVYRVAKGLPKVEQFGLVSQMQRAAVSIPANIAEGHGRSATGAYCNHLSIAHGSLMELDTHLMIAERLEYLEPEALQPLLARTREIGRMLHGLMRALRSRESGVGSQGTTGTRSP